The proteins below are encoded in one region of Sphingobium yanoikuyae:
- a CDS encoding zf-TFIIB domain-containing protein: MRDQATVSAMLCPVCHVGLHMSDRQGVEIDYCPQCRGVWLDRGELDKIIERSVQPAPAPAAPQMSYRPDREYRDDGQGYPKKRKKSFLEELFD; this comes from the coding sequence ATGCGGGACCAGGCCACCGTGTCGGCCATGCTCTGCCCGGTCTGCCATGTGGGGCTCCACATGAGCGACCGGCAGGGGGTGGAGATCGACTATTGCCCGCAATGTCGCGGTGTCTGGCTGGACCGGGGCGAACTCGACAAGATCATCGAGCGCTCGGTTCAGCCGGCCCCGGCGCCCGCCGCGCCGCAGATGAGCTACCGCCCGGACCGCGAATATCGCGACGACGGGCAGGGCTATCCCAAGAAACGCAAGAAGAGCTTTCTGGAAGAGCTGTTCGATTGA
- a CDS encoding Bax inhibitor-1/YccA family protein, with protein MPGYGASQTAQTDAGLRAHMLGVFRNMGIGLVITGLVAALVGNTPVLAAAIFGTPLKWVAIFAPLAFVFFFSFRIDKMTTAGARTAFYAFAAVMGVSLGSVFLVFTGGSIAQAFFSAAVMFLAMALWGYTTQRDLTKMGSFLMMGLIGIVVASLINIFIGSSAMAMVISIIGVVVFTGLTAWDVQRIKSEYFYYAGHEVAQKMQVMGALSLYLNFVNLFQMLLSLTGERE; from the coding sequence ATGCCGGGCTATGGTGCCAGCCAGACGGCGCAGACCGATGCTGGCCTGCGCGCGCACATGCTCGGCGTTTTCCGCAATATGGGCATCGGCCTGGTCATCACCGGCCTGGTCGCCGCCCTGGTCGGCAATACCCCGGTGCTGGCTGCCGCCATCTTCGGCACGCCGCTGAAGTGGGTCGCGATCTTCGCGCCGCTGGCCTTTGTCTTCTTCTTCAGCTTCCGCATCGACAAGATGACGACCGCTGGCGCGCGCACCGCCTTCTACGCCTTCGCGGCGGTGATGGGCGTGTCGCTGGGCAGCGTCTTCCTGGTCTTCACCGGCGGCAGCATCGCCCAGGCCTTCTTCTCGGCGGCGGTGATGTTCCTCGCCATGGCGCTCTGGGGCTATACCACCCAGCGTGACCTGACCAAGATGGGCAGCTTCCTGATGATGGGCCTGATCGGCATCGTCGTCGCCAGCCTGATCAACATCTTCATCGGCTCGTCGGCCATGGCAATGGTGATCTCGATCATCGGCGTGGTGGTCTTCACCGGCCTCACCGCCTGGGACGTGCAGCGCATCAAGTCGGAATATTTCTATTATGCCGGCCATGAGGTGGCGCAGAAGATGCAGGTGATGGGCGCGCTGTCGCTCTACCTGAACTTCGTCAACCTGTTCCAGATGCTGCTGAGCCTGACCGGCGAGCGCGAATAA
- a CDS encoding GIY-YIG nuclease family protein: MTGGWVYIMTNRAYGVLYIGVTSSLPHRTMQHRDGTGSDFCRRYGLDRLVYAERHATIIDAIAREKAMKAWKREWKVRLVESINPKWADLFDTLHMD; the protein is encoded by the coding sequence ATGACGGGCGGCTGGGTCTATATCATGACGAACCGTGCTTATGGCGTGCTGTATATCGGCGTGACGTCCAGCCTGCCGCATCGAACCATGCAGCACCGCGATGGCACCGGCTCGGATTTCTGTCGCCGCTATGGTCTGGATCGACTGGTCTATGCCGAGCGGCATGCAACGATCATCGATGCCATCGCACGAGAAAAGGCGATGAAGGCGTGGAAGCGCGAATGGAAAGTTCGGCTGGTCGAGAGCATCAATCCGAAATGGGCAGACCTGTTCGACACGCTGCACATGGATTGA